Genomic segment of Anguilla rostrata isolate EN2019 chromosome 13, ASM1855537v3, whole genome shotgun sequence:
TcttggaagaaaaagaaaaaacttttctttgCTGCCTCTGGTTCCCtatattgaaaagaaaaagataacaTATGATTAGAACTGGCAGTGAAATGCATAAATCTACTGACCCGAGCCATCGGAATTAACTCTGTAGCAGCACTGGCTGATCTCCGGGAGTAGAGACACCATTATCCTGTAACACTGGCTGATCTCAGGCAGTAAAGACACCATTACTCTGTAACATTGGCTGATCTCAGGCAGTAAAGACACCATTACTCTGTAACACTGGCTGATCTCAGGCAGTAAAGACACCATTACTCTGTAACACTGGCTGATCTGAGGCAGTAAAGCCAGCATTACTCTGTAACACCGGCTGATCTCAGGCAGTAAAGGTAGCATTACTCTGTAACACTGGCTGATCTAAGGCAGTAAAGCCAGCATTACTCTGTAACACTGGCTGATCTCAGGCAGTAAAGGTAGCATTACTCTGTAACACTGGCTGATCTAAGGCAGTAAAGGTAGCATTACTCTGCAGCATTGGGGGAAGCAAACTGATCTCCAGTGCCTTCCTCAATCtcatcctcttcttcctcagaGCTGCTGTCCCGAAAGCAGGGGTTCTCCTGCCACGGTAGTTTTGCTCCCTTTAGTATCTCTATCTTGTAGTCATCTAAGGCAGtagaataaaaacaacaacctgTTCAACAGTGCATTCACAATAGCCACAATACACATTGCACACAGTGTTTCATAAATTAATAGTCAAATAATGTGTCTGGATGGAGCAAAACAACCCCAGTACTAAAGTGTTCCAAGATAGGAAGGGCAAACGATTCTTATGTTGCATATAAATATACTTTTCTTTAAGTTGGCAAAACTTGAGcttgtatgttttttaatttctccTGTGGGTATGTTCCACAATGTATAGAGGAAGTACAGGATGGTTCAACATCGGAACCAAATGTCaaatattcaacatttttaaaatattaaaatatgaaagatatgaGAAATAAAAACCACATAATTAACCTTTCTCTGTAGTATCCTTTGCGGaatcatttccaaaaaatgagAACTGGAAGCCCGTTGATTCTGCATTCTCGGTGCTCACGtttggagagaaaagagaaagctgCACAGATGTGCTCTCCTCTGTGGCTTgcttctccaccttctcctcccctttctcctcctccacaacctcctcctcctcctcctccttatcCCAGGCTACAGCCTGTTTCACCTCAATGCTTTCTTTCTGAGATCCAAAAGCCTCTTTCAGGTCTATGGCCACATCATAGTAGATCTCCTTGGAAACTTCTGGTAACTTCTCTGTCTCCTCGCGTTTTTTGCGTCTCGCAGCTTTGCTACAggtaagagagtgagagagacagagagcaagagagatttTGCAAATAAAATCCAATTTGTGCCTGACCCAGTCACAGTGGCAAACCTGTGGTCGCAGGTAATTCACTTTAAATCTATTTCCTGCTGTAGTTGGATTAAGCAATTAGGATCAAGACTCTGTAAAAGGATATGATAAGAAGCTCTGGTACCTTTCTTTTTCGGGCTCTTCACTCTTCTTTTCAAAGGCTGCGTGCTCTTCTCGAGTGGGATCATAGTGCAGGGCGGAAATATCtctacagacacaaaaacagccaattaGCAAGGCCAAATTTAACCAATCCCACAGGATCACCATTGCTTTGATGATGATGAGTCAGAAGTCTCCTGAACCTCAAAATGCAACAGTTGCTACAGATTTTGTAATTTATAAAATTGTACAGAATGGCTGTGTGAGGACTGAGGGGGAAATCCTTGCCTGAATTGTTTACTCTTAGCTGCTTCTTTGCTGGTTTCTACACTTTGGACTTGGATGTTCAGTAGACTTTGTAAAATGCCCagattcttcttcttttcttcctcaAGCTGCACTTCCACGTCGGCACGAAAGGATGTCTCTTCTGTAATACCAGTTCTGATTATCATAATCATcaccacatttttcttttttagattgtATCTCTAATCTAATTTACAATGCATCACCCTTGGTTATTTCAGAAACAGAGACAAATTTGCCATTTGTCAGAGACAAATTTGCCATCTTAGAGGACAAGTCTGAACCTGAATCTCACAGAATATTTATGATGATCAGATAGGCCTTACTGAGAAATAGCTTCTGCCCTCATGAACTGTAATGGTTAACAAGGTGGTCAATTCCACTTCAACTAAGTGAATTCAAATAACATACaacataatacataaaatacaaaaaatttaaaatgaaataacataaaaacattttcacactgaaataAAGATTTTCCTCCTCATGGGATCTGAGGGTTATGAACCTTACCTGGAATGTTGGATTCATCATCACTTTCAAGAAACCGAGAATCCATGCGAAACCGCTCATCTGTTCCGAATCGTGACTGCAACTGCATGAGCTACACAACAGGAAAACGGTCCTCCATGTCAACAAAAGATGTCAGCAAATAACACCTACTTTTTCCAAAAACTGCCAATGGAGTCCACACCTGCTTATCTTCAGCAGTTTAGCATGAGAAGGGTATAGgttggtatggctgcttagcttcagcagtatAACCGGAGAAGGGTACAGGGCAGTATGGCTGCTGGCTATGCACCCCCTCAACACAACAGTCCTATGAAAATCTCCCATGCTCACCTTCTTTCCCGCTTTCCCCTCGAACTGTGGTTTAATCTGGAACCGTGCTTCATCATCACCTTCTTCCTCGTCAGCCTCCTCATCATCCTCACTGCTATCAAACAGCTTGCTGCCAACTTGTTTTTCAAAGTCCTGCAAAAAAATTATCCtattaaaaaaattaccaaaaaggTGACTGTACCCTGTACCCTATGCTGAAAAATGGCTGTCATAACAGAATGTGTTCTTCATTCAGCTTCCTCTTCCGGAGGGCTGGAACTAACTTATTTAGCCCAGCTAGGagcaaaataaatcatttgagTTTAAAGGGCCAAAGCAGTGTCTAATTCTGGTTCCCCATCTGCGATGTGTTGCCTTGTGCCACTAACCTTTACCCTGAGGCCTTGTTTATCCCCAGTGCTGGGGCCCAATTCACTGGGCTCCTCTGTGGAAGACTCTGAAGAAGACTCCTCAAACAGACTACTAGTACACTTATGCGGTTCCACTGAGCTCTGTTCAGCTTCCTCCTCACTCTCGCCATCAGAGTCAAACACAATATGCTTTCCTTTATTGGCTGTTGGTGCATCCTGGGAAAAAAATTGAGCATGAAATATTGAATTTACAAATTCCCATGTCTCCCATGACAACCATAGATTAGAGGGGTACAGAGAACCAGGATGCAGAACTTACCAATGCTGAGAGAGCACCTTGAATAAGCTTCTTCTGTAGCTCTGCctccttctgcttctgctcCAGAGCAGCCAGGCGCTTCTGGTTATCCAGCTTCTGTTTCTGCTGGATGTCCTTGGTGCTGACCCTTTTTTGCGAAGGCTTCTTGCTTTCTAACAACGGCGTGTTCTCTTCCAACTGCTCAGTGGGCGTGCTTGCCGAATCTTTCAGTGAGGCTTTCCCCTTTGCCCCCACCTGTTCAGCGGTCACTGGCACTACACTAAGTGAGCTAGATACCGAACTAGAGGACTCAAAACTGGTTGAGCAAATCCCAGGTTTCGGAGCAGATTTGTCCATTTCTCCTACAGCTGCAGATGGTTGCTCTTCAGGATTTTCCCCTTCCTCACTATCAGAACAGCTGGAATCTGAATTTGAGTCTGTGCTTTCGGACTCACTGGATTTTATTAACGGATCGTTGTGATCTTTCTGCTTTACCTTCTGGTCACTAGgtagtgagagagggggaagaccCTTAAATGGAAGGAGTTTGCCATCATCAATCTTGCGCTCACATTCTGAGGCACTGGACTCAGATGATTGAGATGTATGTTCCAATTTCAGTTTCTTCTCAGCAATGGTGGTCTCTTGGCCTTCCTCATCTTTGTTCCTTTTCTGACTGAGACCTAGCTGAGCACCTGGAGCAGTTTCTAAAAGAGCCCTGGTCCCCAAGAAAGCAGGGAGACTTGGGGTTTGGATCTTTTCCcgcctcttcttttttttccccctgccttTATCATTTTCCTCATCACTGCTGTCCTCCTCCAAGATGGCTGCCAAAATCTCCTCTGGTGTGTTACCTTTCTTTGCTTGTGGAGCCATTGAGGCCCCCACACTGGAAAATGGTACATCTGTCTCCTGTCCGGATCCAGCTTGTGAATCAGATGCCTGGCAATGccctttttcctcttcctcaacCATGGAGGCTTCCTTCGCAAGTTGCTCCAAATCTGCAAGGGACAGCTCTATACGGTGACAACCGGCCATCATGGCTTCATAATCCAACTCAGAATCggaatcagaatcagaaccaGAACACTGAAACTCCTCTGATTCTTCTTTTCTCGATTTAGTTACACTGGAAGGCTGCTTAGATAGGACTTTACTGCCAGGTATCTCTTTTCTTTTGCTGGTGCCAGGTTTAGAATCACATTTGTTTAAAACTGTCCCAGAGGGGCTCGACTGGGTGTGATCTGCTTCCCCCTGCTTCACTGGGACAGCAGGAGCTTTGCTCTGTGTGAGAATTTCATCAGTGTCGGCCGAGTCATATTCTCGGTCGTCTGCTGGCTCCTCACGACTTCCAACAGTGAGTACACCCTTCGAATTCTGACCGGCCCAGAACACACTGGGTTTAACGGTAAAGTCATCACCAACCACCTCCAGGTTATCCTCATCCTCCACGCCCACGTCTTTTGTCCGCGCATTTTCTTGCGCTACCAACATATGAATTTCCTCATCAGAATCTGCTTCGCTGTCAAACACATACAGGgattttgtttgcctttttagAGCAGGTTTCTCCTTTCCATGCACAGAGCCATTTTGCCCAgtcattttttgtgttaaaaGAGTTTTTGCACCATGGCTGACTTCGAATGAGTTCCCTTCATTTTTCAGAGAGGCCTCATGATGCTGCTTACCGTGGCCATTGTACTTGGCCACAGGTGGAGAGTGTCCAATCACTTTGCACAATGACTCCTTCCTGATCTTGTTAGGGCGTACTTTCTGTGGGGGGAACTCGCCTCGTCTTTTCTTGCTGATGTCATCGTCCCCTCCCGGGATTTCCCAGGTTAGCTGAGACACTGGGGTTAGGGCTGGAACATCAGCTGTGCTCTCCAGCCTTTTGATGTTGTGGCTGTGCTTTGAAGGATCATACTTAAACATGTGTTAATGAGTTAAGGTATGGCGCATACATGTACGAAACATACTGtaaaagaataatttaaatatttgtgataTTGCATCAATTACAAATCAATTATCTCATATTGCGTTATACAATACAATGTCAAAACCATTTAGATTTGAGGATATAAATTATGATGCAATTATTAGATTTCAGGCGTAAGCAAAAGAGAGTATATACAAAAGGATATCTTATTCTTGCCTTGACCTTTAAGATGGAGAACTGGAAGAACCCGCCCAAATTTACTAACAACCCAATCc
This window contains:
- the nol8 gene encoding nucleolar protein 8, with translation MKRLYIGGLGHAISQKDLKDRFGKFGDVSDVEIITRKDETGIPVKTFGYININISDEALRKCMTVLNKSKWKGGTLQIEMAKENFLHRLAVERQQTTEKAQFTNIEQKEKLVESFKKAGVENFHMKAAVPGTEIPGHKDWVVSKFGRVLPVLHLKGQGKNKMFKYDPSKHSHNIKRLESTADVPALTPVSQLTWEIPGGDDDISKKRRGEFPPQKVRPNKIRKESLCKVIGHSPPVAKYNGHGKQHHEASLKNEGNSFEVSHGAKTLLTQKMTGQNGSVHGKEKPALKRQTKSLYVFDSEADSDEEIHMLVAQENARTKDVGVEDEDNLEVVGDDFTVKPSVFWAGQNSKGVLTVGSREEPADDREYDSADTDEILTQSKAPAVPVKQGEADHTQSSPSGTVLNKCDSKPGTSKRKEIPGSKVLSKQPSSVTKSRKEESEEFQCSGSDSDSDSELDYEAMMAGCHRIELSLADLEQLAKEASMVEEEEKGHCQASDSQAGSGQETDVPFSSVGASMAPQAKKGNTPEEILAAILEEDSSDEENDKGRGKKKKRREKIQTPSLPAFLGTRALLETAPGAQLGLSQKRNKDEEGQETTIAEKKLKLEHTSQSSESSASECERKIDDGKLLPFKGLPPLSLPSDQKVKQKDHNDPLIKSSESESTDSNSDSSCSDSEEGENPEEQPSAAVGEMDKSAPKPGICSTSFESSSSVSSSLSVVPVTAEQVGAKGKASLKDSASTPTEQLEENTPLLESKKPSQKRVSTKDIQQKQKLDNQKRLAALEQKQKEAELQKKLIQGALSALDAPTANKGKHIVFDSDGESEEEAEQSSVEPHKCTSSLFEESSSESSTEEPSELGPSTGDKQGLRVKDFEKQVGSKLFDSSEDDEEADEEEGDDEARFQIKPQFEGKAGKKLMQLQSRFGTDERFRMDSRFLESDDESNIPEETSFRADVEVQLEEEKKKNLGILQSLLNIQVQSVETSKEAAKSKQFRDISALHYDPTREEHAAFEKKSEEPEKESKAARRKKREETEKLPEVSKEIYYDVAIDLKEAFGSQKESIEVKQAVAWDKEEEEEEVVEEEKGEEKVEKQATEESTSVQLSLFSPNVSTENAESTGFQFSFFGNDSAKDTTEKDDYKIEILKGAKLPWQENPCFRDSSSEEEEDEIEEGTGDQFASPNAAEEPEAAKKSFFFFFQDDERLKEGPKMFCRSAKLEDQRENWEEKRTTLIEEYRKKHKDARRRLKASQKS